A single genomic interval of Chloroflexota bacterium harbors:
- a CDS encoding PBP1A family penicillin-binding protein, producing the protein MVLVLCAGVLLTACGAQIAPGNDLVTDADYAACLDNIRTQALPAATFIYDRHGVLLATITDPDEGLRIVLTNDEIPLVVKQATVASEDRFFYSHPGYDMRAITRAFVQNQQAGEVVSGASTITQQLVKNICLTPEQTYERKLREINLAARLTEQFSRESILTFYLNKVYYGSQAYGIEAAANVFFGKKAMDLSLAEAAVLAGLTQSPSNDNPYVNSDRAKARQQYVLAQMVVAGYITQAEMEEALAQPLAYKRLQQAPVAAEDGEDAESEAAEGAVLAPHFVQFVRDQLAELYGAERVRQGGLHVYTTLDLNLQNIAEEVAREHIASLEGFNVSNAAVVSIRPKSGEILTLVGSLDFHDEDIDGQVNVALAPRQPGSALKPLFYAAAFEKGWTPATTIWDVPLSLEIPNEPNYAPRNFSGRFKGPVTVRHALANSFNVAAVRMGLFLGLETAIDTMQSLGMTTFDNRSRFGPSIVLGGGEVKLLELTNAYSVLARGGSYIPVSAILRVEDTQGNVLERYELPDVQEVFDPRIAYQITNILSDSKTRAAEFGPYTPLELSRPAAAKTGTTDDNRDGWTIGYTPQLVTGVWVGNSDGSPTWNLTGMRGATPIWNAFMEAALADTRVVDFTKPRGMVEVEVCTQTGLLPTPYCGQTHSEIFLDENTPRLVDNIFIPFRIHKESGLRAGPNVPASQTEVRVFMVVPEEANEWARAEAVATAPTEEYSIPPDDPVIILYPRDGDVVRSLLRIRGNAFFPGFQSYEVSYAGKENPDLWVRITYSTEPKANEVLAGWDTIQNPDGVYMVRLTAQDSAGKIRSQTVTFAIKNTETAQESEPDSESSQ; encoded by the coding sequence ATGGTTCTCGTCCTATGTGCAGGCGTCCTTCTGACCGCTTGCGGAGCGCAGATTGCTCCCGGAAACGACCTCGTAACTGACGCCGACTACGCCGCGTGTCTCGACAACATCCGGACTCAGGCACTACCGGCAGCTACCTTCATCTACGACCGTCATGGCGTCTTGCTCGCAACCATAACCGATCCCGACGAAGGCCTGCGCATCGTCCTTACCAATGATGAGATTCCGCTCGTCGTCAAGCAAGCGACGGTGGCTTCCGAAGACCGCTTCTTCTATTCGCACCCCGGCTACGACATGCGGGCCATTACCCGTGCTTTCGTCCAGAATCAGCAAGCCGGCGAGGTCGTTTCCGGCGCCAGCACAATCACGCAGCAACTCGTCAAGAATATCTGTCTCACGCCTGAGCAGACCTATGAACGCAAACTGAGAGAGATCAATCTCGCCGCTCGCCTGACCGAGCAGTTCAGCAGAGAGTCCATCCTCACCTTCTACCTTAACAAGGTGTACTACGGCAGCCAGGCCTATGGGATCGAGGCGGCGGCCAACGTGTTCTTTGGCAAGAAGGCAATGGACCTCTCGCTTGCCGAAGCAGCGGTGCTTGCCGGGCTAACCCAGTCGCCCTCGAACGACAACCCTTACGTCAATTCGGATCGAGCAAAAGCCCGGCAGCAATATGTGCTCGCACAGATGGTGGTGGCCGGCTACATTACACAAGCTGAGATGGAGGAAGCGCTGGCGCAGCCACTGGCGTACAAACGACTGCAGCAAGCCCCGGTAGCGGCCGAAGATGGAGAAGACGCAGAGAGCGAAGCAGCGGAAGGCGCGGTACTGGCGCCGCACTTTGTGCAATTCGTCCGCGATCAACTGGCGGAACTTTACGGGGCTGAGCGCGTGCGCCAGGGGGGGCTGCACGTATACACAACGCTTGATCTCAATCTGCAAAACATCGCCGAGGAAGTCGCGCGAGAACACATCGCGTCACTGGAAGGGTTCAACGTCTCCAATGCCGCCGTCGTGTCAATCAGACCGAAGAGCGGTGAGATACTCACCCTGGTCGGTAGCCTGGACTTTCATGATGAAGACATCGACGGTCAGGTGAACGTCGCGTTGGCGCCGCGTCAGCCTGGCTCCGCCCTCAAGCCGCTCTTCTACGCGGCCGCATTCGAGAAGGGCTGGACGCCGGCCACGACGATCTGGGACGTGCCGCTTTCGCTGGAGATTCCCAACGAACCCAACTATGCGCCCCGCAACTTCAGCGGCAGGTTCAAAGGCCCCGTCACCGTGCGGCACGCCCTTGCCAACTCCTTCAATGTTGCCGCAGTGCGCATGGGTCTCTTTCTCGGTTTGGAAACGGCCATCGATACCATGCAAAGCTTGGGAATGACCACCTTCGACAACCGCAGCCGCTTCGGCCCCAGCATTGTGCTCGGCGGGGGTGAAGTAAAGCTGCTGGAGTTGACAAACGCCTACTCGGTGCTGGCGCGCGGCGGCAGCTACATTCCGGTTTCTGCGATTCTCCGCGTGGAAGATACCCAGGGCAATGTGTTGGAGCGCTATGAACTGCCGGACGTGCAGGAAGTATTCGATCCCCGCATTGCCTACCAGATCACCAATATCCTCTCCGACAGCAAGACCCGTGCAGCCGAGTTTGGGCCATATACGCCGCTCGAGCTCTCCCGTCCCGCCGCGGCAAAGACGGGGACCACCGATGACAACCGTGACGGCTGGACGATTGGATACACCCCTCAGCTCGTTACTGGTGTTTGGGTGGGGAATTCCGACGGTTCACCAACGTGGAATCTCACTGGGATGCGCGGCGCAACGCCGATTTGGAACGCATTCATGGAAGCCGCGCTTGCGGATACACGTGTGGTGGACTTCACCAAACCCCGAGGCATGGTGGAAGTGGAAGTTTGCACCCAGACCGGTCTGCTCCCTACGCCCTACTGCGGCCAGACCCACAGTGAAATCTTCCTCGATGAGAATACGCCGCGCCTCGTGGATAACATCTTCATTCCATTCCGAATACACAAGGAATCCGGCTTGCGCGCCGGCCCGAATGTACCGGCATCACAGACGGAAGTCAGAGTCTTCATGGTGGTACCGGAAGAGGCAAACGAATGGGCAAGAGCGGAGGCAGTGGCTACTGCGCCTACGGAGGAATACTCTATACCGCCGGACGATCCCGTGATCATCCTCTATCCGCGTGATGGTGACGTTGTGCGCAGTCTCTTGCGGATTCGCGGCAATGCGTTCTTCCCCGGCTTTCAGTCTTACGAAGTATCCTATGCCGGCAAGGAAAATCCGGACCTGTGGGTGCGGATTACGTACTCTACGGAGCCGAAAGCCAATGAAGTGCTGGCGGGGTGGGACACAATCCAGAACCCCGACGGTGTCTATATGGTACGTCTGACTGCGCAGGACTCTGCAGGCAAGATACGATCGCAGACGGTAACATTCGCGATCAAGAATACCGAAACTGCGCAAGAGAGCGAACCCGATTCAGAGAGTTCGCAGTAG
- a CDS encoding citrate synthase/methylcitrate synthase gives MATKVIPGLEGVAAAETRLSFVDGLAGELFIGGHPLMELAPNATFEEAAFLLWHDRLPDAQELAALKSRFQGGQHLPPTTQHVLEAAAARNAPVIDALRMACATLSLGDTNPDDTSPEGQLRRAEKICAAFPVIVANYVRVREGKDVVAPRDDFGHAANYLYMLTGDEPHADFVRAVDTYLVTAMDHGMNASTFTGRVIVSTESDLYSAITGSIGALKGPAHGGAPGPALDMVFEIGTADRADANIRERLERGERLMGFGHRVYKVRDPRADVLSQAAERLYEQAGDRTLYDLARAVEETALRLLEEYKPGRNLQTNLEYYTALVLHGVGMSAELFTPTFAVGRVGGWSAHCLEQLSHNRLIRPSSVYTGPTDRRWVPLDQR, from the coding sequence ATGGCTACAAAAGTAATTCCCGGCCTGGAAGGTGTTGCTGCGGCAGAGACCCGGTTGAGCTTTGTTGACGGTCTCGCCGGTGAACTTTTCATCGGCGGGCATCCGCTCATGGAGCTTGCTCCCAACGCGACCTTCGAAGAGGCCGCGTTTCTCTTGTGGCATGACCGACTCCCGGATGCACAGGAACTCGCGGCCCTAAAGTCCCGGTTCCAAGGCGGTCAGCACCTGCCACCCACTACCCAGCACGTGCTCGAAGCCGCCGCTGCCAGGAATGCTCCGGTGATCGACGCGCTGCGTATGGCCTGTGCCACCCTTTCCCTTGGCGACACAAACCCCGATGATACGAGCCCGGAAGGTCAGCTTCGCCGTGCGGAAAAGATCTGCGCGGCGTTTCCCGTTATCGTGGCCAATTACGTCCGTGTGAGAGAAGGCAAGGATGTCGTCGCGCCCCGGGATGATTTCGGTCACGCCGCCAATTACCTATACATGCTAACGGGCGACGAGCCGCACGCCGATTTCGTGCGCGCCGTGGATACCTACCTCGTTACGGCCATGGACCACGGCATGAACGCCTCTACGTTTACGGGTCGCGTCATCGTCTCTACGGAGTCTGACCTCTACTCCGCCATTACCGGTTCCATCGGCGCTCTCAAAGGGCCTGCCCACGGCGGCGCACCCGGGCCGGCGCTCGACATGGTCTTTGAAATCGGCACGGCGGACCGCGCCGATGCGAACATCCGCGAACGCCTGGAACGCGGCGAGCGTTTGATGGGCTTCGGCCACCGCGTTTACAAAGTGCGCGATCCCCGGGCCGACGTGCTCTCGCAAGCGGCGGAACGGCTCTACGAACAGGCCGGCGACCGCACGCTCTACGACCTGGCCCGTGCGGTTGAGGAAACTGCCCTGCGCCTCCTTGAAGAGTACAAACCGGGCCGCAACCTGCAGACAAATCTGGAATACTACACGGCGCTCGTGCTGCACGGTGTCGGCATGTCCGCCGAGCTCTTCACGCCCACATTCGCAGTGGGTCGCGTGGGCGGGTGGTCTGCGCATTGCCTGGAGCAACTTTCGCACAACCGCCTCATACGTCCTTCCTCGGTCTACACGGGTCCCACCGACCGTCGCTGGGTGCCGCTGGATCAGCGCTAG
- a CDS encoding extracellular solute-binding protein: MLAKRYSRRAFLGAATVVGGAAFLAACGAQTGAMPAEEMPAEKAEEAKAEMAPEMEPVQLIYLSRDSASTTEKVRAYFDTYEAETPNVTIDLQNLPSVAEAETKLRVAAAAGVPIDFLRCSWGSYLDLAEAEVLSQLDEFFKRDGLVATEIFLPATLTQWLDKGVLWGMPASGNCDALLMNKQLLDTAGLDAPSTDPADASWTMDKFLDYAQAMTQGEEQFGHTGGVSAFNVSGIATGTYFGEFCWNEEEKRGNMDSPVFIDALQYWYDLREKHNVVPNADQSAELSGEQHIWQTGKVGFHITNGYKPAVEFEVIGAALPYTGEAPNKSGRAWYPAILMGVGEKVDHAWNVMKWMMSGENSVGYTLAVNHTISPVAAVSTLPAERLKEETGYDSVAHANQSAYSGPAGWGLLRYTTWGEWRAAIGPVYEEFNTGNMTAEEYGRAATDLLNAIIIPE; the protein is encoded by the coding sequence ATGTTGGCTAAGCGTTATTCACGGCGAGCTTTTCTAGGCGCCGCCACAGTGGTAGGCGGCGCGGCGTTCCTGGCCGCCTGCGGCGCCCAGACCGGCGCCATGCCGGCGGAAGAGATGCCGGCTGAAAAAGCAGAAGAGGCCAAAGCCGAGATGGCTCCCGAAATGGAGCCGGTGCAGCTCATCTACCTCTCGCGCGACTCAGCCTCAACCACGGAGAAGGTGCGCGCGTACTTTGACACCTATGAGGCCGAGACCCCCAATGTCACGATCGACCTGCAGAATCTGCCCAGCGTAGCTGAGGCCGAGACAAAGCTCAGGGTGGCCGCGGCGGCTGGCGTGCCCATCGACTTCTTGCGTTGCAGTTGGGGCTCGTATCTCGACCTGGCGGAAGCTGAAGTGCTCTCGCAGTTGGATGAGTTCTTCAAGCGCGATGGGCTGGTAGCCACGGAGATCTTCCTGCCTGCCACGTTGACGCAGTGGCTCGACAAAGGGGTGCTGTGGGGTATGCCGGCGTCCGGCAATTGCGATGCCTTGCTCATGAATAAGCAATTGCTCGACACGGCTGGTCTGGATGCACCGTCTACTGACCCGGCAGATGCTTCCTGGACGATGGATAAGTTTCTCGACTACGCCCAGGCAATGACCCAAGGCGAGGAGCAATTCGGGCACACGGGCGGCGTCTCCGCGTTCAACGTTTCCGGCATCGCCACCGGCACCTACTTCGGCGAGTTCTGCTGGAACGAGGAAGAGAAGCGCGGGAACATGGATAGCCCCGTCTTCATCGACGCGCTGCAGTACTGGTACGACCTGCGCGAGAAGCATAATGTAGTTCCCAACGCGGACCAGTCCGCCGAACTCAGCGGCGAGCAGCATATCTGGCAGACCGGCAAGGTCGGTTTCCACATTACCAATGGCTACAAGCCGGCGGTGGAGTTCGAGGTGATCGGCGCGGCTCTGCCTTACACCGGCGAAGCGCCGAATAAGTCCGGCCGCGCCTGGTATCCGGCCATCCTGATGGGCGTCGGTGAAAAAGTCGACCACGCCTGGAACGTGATGAAGTGGATGATGTCGGGCGAAAACAGCGTGGGCTACACGCTGGCCGTAAACCACACCATCAGCCCGGTGGCGGCGGTTTCCACGCTGCCCGCGGAGCGGCTGAAGGAAGAGACGGGCTACGATTCGGTTGCCCACGCCAACCAGTCGGCGTACAGCGGCCCGGCCGGTTGGGGCTTGCTGCGCTACACGACCTGGGGCGAATGGCGCGCAGCCATCGGCCCAGTCTACGAAGAGTTCAACACGGGCAACATGACCGCCGAGGAATACGGCCGCGCGGCTACCGATCTGCTGAACGCGATCATCATTCCTGAGTAG
- a CDS encoding PD-(D/E)XK nuclease family protein — translation MTTHDGRSPGLTGALEELQDDLGDLDQLFILQDETARRSLRRLEEDGEDLARLAAIAPRWQKKVDVFRTLRLDGSESFHSDFLAWLLRPGDNHGLDDYFLREFLVEIGAARAVRSSARMGTTVRREHYLELDGGNGRLDICIRNEQAKFLCAVENKVWASEGENQLAFYRKALKENYPDYTILLVFLTRMGDSPEDAMERDHWTTLDYSRISQIIHRIIEEKGASVHQDVAAILRQYGITLRRKIVPEVSDEVHNLARKIYRKHKKAIDLIIEHRDRYEPNYVSEGYHMVDEAVGAHEEWEKAKCNLPYYRFVSAEWSKYEVLKTDTWPFSLLLFQVRVTNNAVDLFLVIAKRANEDLRRRIYDRVATKPWVFKDPLPEYSEDYIELPFGVSILERSDYEHWWDEERIRQTIKERLEAFARDQFPEINSIVLDCLEENRSGMAQPEVGEEANTSA, via the coding sequence ATGACGACTCACGACGGTCGAAGCCCTGGGCTGACTGGGGCCTTGGAAGAGCTGCAGGACGACTTGGGAGACCTCGACCAACTCTTCATCCTCCAGGATGAAACCGCTCGCCGGTCCTTGCGGCGCTTGGAGGAGGACGGAGAGGATCTGGCGCGGTTGGCGGCCATCGCTCCAAGGTGGCAAAAGAAGGTGGACGTCTTCAGGACCTTGCGATTGGATGGTTCCGAGAGTTTTCATTCCGATTTCCTCGCCTGGCTGTTGCGCCCTGGAGACAATCACGGCCTCGACGACTATTTCCTCAGGGAGTTTCTTGTCGAAATCGGTGCTGCTCGCGCAGTTCGCTCCAGTGCCCGGATGGGCACGACGGTGCGCCGGGAGCACTACCTCGAACTTGACGGGGGAAACGGCCGGTTGGACATCTGCATTCGCAACGAGCAGGCTAAATTCCTGTGCGCAGTGGAAAACAAAGTATGGGCATCGGAGGGCGAGAATCAACTGGCCTTCTATCGGAAGGCGCTCAAAGAGAATTACCCAGACTACACGATTCTCCTGGTGTTTCTCACGCGGATGGGGGATAGCCCCGAAGACGCAATGGAAAGAGACCATTGGACGACGCTTGACTACTCTCGCATTTCGCAGATTATTCATCGAATCATTGAGGAAAAGGGTGCCTCTGTTCACCAAGACGTTGCCGCCATACTGCGTCAATACGGGATCACATTGAGGAGAAAAATCGTGCCTGAAGTCAGCGATGAGGTTCACAATCTGGCCCGCAAGATCTACCGGAAGCATAAGAAGGCTATCGATCTGATTATCGAACACCGGGACCGGTACGAGCCCAACTACGTGAGCGAGGGATACCACATGGTGGACGAGGCGGTCGGCGCGCACGAAGAATGGGAGAAAGCCAAATGCAATCTTCCATACTATCGTTTTGTCTCTGCAGAATGGAGCAAGTACGAGGTGCTCAAGACTGACACTTGGCCTTTCAGCCTACTGCTCTTTCAAGTTCGCGTCACGAACAACGCGGTGGACCTATTCCTTGTCATTGCCAAGAGAGCCAATGAGGACCTGAGGAGGAGGATATACGATCGTGTCGCGACGAAGCCCTGGGTGTTCAAGGATCCGCTGCCGGAATATTCGGAAGACTACATCGAACTGCCCTTTGGGGTGAGCATACTGGAGAGATCGGACTACGAGCACTGGTGGGACGAGGAGAGGATTCGCCAGACCATTAAGGAGAGACTCGAGGCCTTTGCCCGAGACCAGTTCCCTGAGATCAACAGCATCGTCCTTGATTGCTTGGAGGAGAACCGGAGCGGAATGGCTCAGCCAGAGGTTGGAGAAGAAGCGAACACCTCTGCTTGA
- a CDS encoding polysaccharide deacetylase family protein codes for MVNITRWKFGKRWVYSTTYDEVVTSTVDNGLAIHEQFGAPGHLTVVVGQMGEPRDVPNSGYDATYTHVSVAECKLAQRYGWSVSSHSMTHNKLPGSMAVPENARIEVVDSAKLLEERLGTPVTTFIAPGNDHCLQYAWPLAEEAGYLSMFGVRDQLNYPDTDLMQLCRPVVYHKLDDYNRSYDPYRLVYRARETGGWIVDYTHAVQDELVIPNRELTPAELGNRLEAVTRVGGDEVWLAVPEEVVDYLIMARETTVADEQRSPTAITYRLAAPAIPERIQWHTLTFTCAVPQEWQDVAVQVTDADEHEPVVVDRIDDTTIRYSHSVSDGQRVTVAPQKS; via the coding sequence ATGGTCAACATCACACGCTGGAAGTTCGGTAAACGCTGGGTGTACTCCACTACCTACGACGAAGTAGTGACCTCGACCGTGGACAACGGGCTCGCGATCCACGAGCAATTTGGCGCGCCGGGGCACCTGACGGTAGTCGTGGGGCAGATGGGCGAACCCCGCGACGTACCCAACAGCGGCTACGACGCCACCTACACGCACGTTTCGGTGGCTGAGTGCAAGCTGGCGCAGCGGTATGGCTGGTCGGTGTCCTCCCACTCCATGACCCACAACAAGCTGCCCGGCAGCATGGCCGTGCCGGAGAACGCGCGGATCGAGGTGGTGGATTCCGCGAAGCTGCTGGAGGAGCGGCTGGGCACGCCGGTTACCACATTCATCGCGCCCGGCAACGATCACTGCCTGCAGTATGCGTGGCCGCTGGCCGAGGAGGCCGGATATCTAAGCATGTTTGGCGTGCGCGACCAGCTCAACTATCCCGATACGGACCTCATGCAGCTCTGCCGTCCGGTGGTCTACCATAAGCTGGATGATTACAACCGGAGTTACGATCCCTACCGGCTCGTCTATCGCGCCCGCGAAACGGGCGGGTGGATTGTGGACTACACCCACGCGGTGCAGGACGAACTCGTCATCCCCAACCGTGAACTGACACCCGCCGAGCTCGGCAACCGTTTGGAAGCCGTGACGCGCGTCGGCGGCGATGAAGTCTGGCTGGCGGTGCCGGAGGAGGTGGTGGACTACCTCATCATGGCGCGAGAGACGACGGTCGCAGACGAGCAACGCTCGCCGACAGCCATCACCTACCGCCTGGCAGCACCAGCCATACCGGAGCGCATCCAATGGCACACCCTGACGTTCACCTGCGCGGTACCCCAAGAGTGGCAGGATGTTGCTGTACAGGTTACGGATGCGGACGAACATGAACCGGTGGTTGTTGACCGAATCGATGACACGACCATCCGCTACAGCCACAGCGTTTCCGACGGCCAGCGCGTGACGGTTGCGCCGCAGAAGTCTTAG
- a CDS encoding ArgE/DapE family deacylase, which yields MSSQDLPATELRDIVCQAAAAQDEATTFLKVLVACETAVLSPVTPAFLAETRKCRSLVADFLHGLGCEIHEWETQHGYPTLAARLPGSGGGRSLTFTGHIDVVPVGDTSAWSRDPWAGELEDGRLYGRGTADMKAGLVSMLYAAKSVLDAGYRPKGDVWFHVVSDEELVGNGTRDCIAKFPATDAVLDAEPTDLTIIPTEGGLEHLRIEIEGREAHAGSRWRNLAPGENGPGVNAVEKGVKLVTAIQDLERQWVNRKSHPLFPPGYNSILPAIFIGGPGGGQDGQLNVVNNPGTMANYCAIEYNIWYYPDEPCEQVKADFEAYVHAVCQTDEWLKEHPPKLTWGLRDVTFPAFETAPDHPFIELLAQSVRQTGLQPDIKGFSAASDLAWYAQAELPGCLFGPGGIAQAHSPDEYVSLADFYRAIEICALQLAGWCGVEKG from the coding sequence GTGTCTTCCCAGGATTTGCCCGCTACAGAGCTAAGAGACATTGTCTGTCAGGCAGCCGCAGCACAGGACGAGGCCACCACGTTCCTTAAGGTACTCGTCGCGTGCGAAACCGCTGTGCTGAGTCCCGTGACCCCGGCATTCCTCGCCGAGACGCGCAAGTGCCGCAGTCTGGTAGCGGATTTCTTGCACGGGCTCGGGTGTGAAATCCACGAGTGGGAGACGCAGCACGGGTACCCCACCCTGGCGGCGCGGTTGCCCGGCAGCGGCGGCGGCAGATCGCTGACCTTCACCGGTCACATCGACGTGGTTCCGGTCGGTGATACGTCGGCGTGGTCCCGTGACCCCTGGGCGGGTGAGCTTGAAGACGGCAGGCTCTATGGGCGCGGCACTGCGGACATGAAGGCCGGTCTCGTGAGCATGCTCTATGCCGCCAAGTCCGTGCTGGACGCCGGGTATCGTCCGAAGGGTGACGTGTGGTTCCACGTGGTGAGCGACGAGGAGCTGGTGGGCAACGGCACGCGGGACTGCATCGCGAAGTTTCCGGCCACCGACGCCGTGCTCGACGCCGAACCCACTGATTTGACCATCATCCCCACCGAGGGCGGACTGGAGCACCTGCGCATCGAGATCGAGGGCCGCGAGGCCCATGCCGGCAGCCGCTGGCGCAACCTGGCGCCCGGCGAGAATGGCCCCGGCGTCAATGCCGTGGAAAAAGGCGTGAAGCTTGTCACCGCCATCCAGGACCTGGAACGACAGTGGGTGAACCGCAAGTCGCACCCGCTCTTTCCGCCCGGGTACAACTCCATACTGCCCGCTATTTTCATTGGCGGTCCCGGCGGTGGGCAGGACGGCCAACTCAACGTGGTGAACAATCCCGGCACCATGGCGAATTACTGCGCTATCGAATACAACATCTGGTACTACCCGGACGAACCGTGTGAACAGGTGAAGGCGGACTTCGAAGCGTATGTGCACGCCGTCTGCCAGACCGACGAGTGGCTGAAGGAGCACCCACCGAAGCTCACGTGGGGCCTCCGCGACGTGACGTTTCCGGCCTTCGAGACCGCCCCCGATCATCCCTTCATCGAATTGCTTGCGCAGAGTGTCCGGCAGACCGGCCTGCAGCCTGACATCAAGGGGTTTTCCGCTGCCAGCGACCTCGCCTGGTATGCCCAAGCGGAGTTGCCCGGCTGCCTCTTCGGCCCCGGCGGTATTGCCCAGGCGCATAGCCCGGATGAGTATGTGTCGCTCGCCGACTTCTACCGCGCAATTGAGATCTGCGCCCTACAGCTTGCCGGCTGGTGCGGCGTAGAGAAGGGATAG
- a CDS encoding DUF2817 domain-containing protein has translation MNSTSSDIDRYAQASVQQATVGFLLTDGSSVKIPLTRIFGHTPRPRVVVVAGVHGDELVGPHTLVELAQELAPSALRGTVVLVPSANPLAFAAGQRRAPEDDLDLNRIFPGKSGGSATERIAHSLATSVVGDADMVMDLHSAGREGDLVPLSGFREAHDDCARRSARAAAAFGLEYDWMMRWSPGTLSTWANQQGIPAVGCEVGGRGTATREQIDLYKAGVIRCLRHLGMLEPPLEVALPPKVWTQEYLTAPCSGLLEVLVEPGQEVASGETLARVRDLWGNVCGNVTAPRHGTIMYTRVMQSVDEGENVFWLGRQEENPCY, from the coding sequence ATGAATAGCACCTCTAGTGACATTGACAGATACGCGCAAGCGAGCGTACAGCAGGCTACTGTCGGCTTTCTACTAACCGACGGTTCAAGCGTGAAGATTCCCCTGACGCGAATCTTCGGCCATACGCCAAGGCCAAGAGTCGTTGTCGTCGCGGGCGTGCATGGCGACGAGTTGGTGGGACCGCACACCTTGGTCGAACTGGCGCAAGAGCTTGCGCCTAGCGCGTTGCGCGGCACGGTCGTGCTGGTGCCGAGCGCCAATCCGCTCGCCTTTGCTGCCGGTCAGCGCAGAGCGCCGGAGGACGATCTCGACCTGAACCGCATCTTCCCCGGCAAGAGTGGCGGCTCGGCAACAGAGCGCATTGCCCACAGCCTCGCCACGTCGGTCGTCGGTGACGCTGACATGGTAATGGACCTACACAGCGCCGGTCGCGAAGGCGATCTGGTGCCGCTAAGCGGCTTTCGTGAGGCTCACGACGACTGCGCCCGCCGCTCGGCGCGGGCAGCCGCTGCCTTTGGGCTGGAATACGACTGGATGATGCGCTGGTCGCCGGGGACGCTCTCCACCTGGGCCAATCAACAAGGCATCCCCGCGGTGGGCTGCGAGGTGGGCGGCCGCGGCACGGCCACGCGAGAGCAGATCGATCTTTACAAGGCGGGTGTCATCCGCTGCTTGCGGCACCTCGGCATGCTCGAGCCGCCGCTGGAGGTCGCGTTGCCGCCCAAGGTGTGGACGCAAGAGTATTTAACCGCCCCGTGCAGCGGCCTGCTGGAAGTCCTCGTCGAACCCGGTCAGGAAGTCGCAAGTGGCGAAACGCTCGCCCGCGTGCGCGATCTCTGGGGCAACGTGTGCGGCAACGTCACCGCGCCACGGCACGGCACAATCATGTACACACGGGTAATGCAGTCTGTAGATGAAGGTGAAAACGTCTTCTGGCTGGGACGGCAGGAAGAGAATCCGTGCTACTAG
- a CDS encoding DUF86 domain-containing protein, with product MRLEAKKYLYDIQHAVNLLTDFTHGRTFADYGRDAMLRSAVERQCEIIGEAMNRLVKVDALVAERISDNQRIIAFRNILIHQYTDVDDRLVWDVVETKLPTLAREVRSLLVEGCA from the coding sequence ATGAGACTTGAGGCTAAGAAGTACCTCTATGACATCCAACATGCTGTAAACTTGCTTACTGACTTTACGCATGGCAGGACGTTTGCAGATTATGGACGTGACGCCATGCTGCGTTCCGCGGTAGAGCGGCAGTGCGAAATTATCGGAGAGGCAATGAATCGGCTGGTCAAAGTCGACGCGTTGGTGGCGGAACGAATAAGCGATAACCAACGCATCATCGCTTTCCGCAACATCTTGATCCACCAATACACCGACGTGGACGACCGCCTGGTGTGGGACGTAGTTGAAACGAAACTCCCAACTCTCGCCCGAGAAGTTCGCTCCCTCTTAGTAGAAGGGTGTGCTTAA
- a CDS encoding nucleotidyltransferase domain-containing protein, which yields MPHPVINERAADLERLCRRYQVRRLALFGSAATGRSFSEASDLDFVVEFKTLPPGVYANTYFGLLEALQRLFKRPVDLVVESAIKNPYFLEAVEATRTPLYET from the coding sequence GTGCCGCACCCGGTCATTAACGAACGGGCCGCCGATTTGGAACGGCTCTGCCGCCGCTACCAAGTCCGGCGGCTTGCCCTGTTTGGCTCAGCCGCGACCGGCCGGAGCTTCTCGGAGGCAAGCGACCTCGACTTTGTGGTGGAATTTAAGACCCTGCCACCAGGCGTCTACGCCAACACGTACTTTGGTCTGCTTGAAGCCCTGCAGCGGCTTTTCAAGAGGCCGGTGGACCTGGTAGTCGAGTCGGCCATCAAGAACCCGTACTTCTTGGAAGCAGTTGAGGCTACAAGGACGCCCCTCTATGAGACTTGA